CGCCCGCACCGCGCCGCGTGCTGCCAGCCGCGCCGGCGACACGCGCGCCGACCGCGGCTCGCACGTGCACTgcgccgcgcagctcgcgccGGGACGCGCCCGCGCGCCGCAGCGgcgtgcgcacgcgcaccaCTGCGCCCGTCGCCGTCGCACCACTCGCCGCAGTCGACGCTCCTGGCGCCGTCGCACTACTGGCGCGCCAGCATTCGCAACTCTCACTACCGCACGTGTCGCAAGATACTGGTGAGCGCCGTTCGAGTCGGGGCCGCCGAGGGTCCCGTCGTCGCTCAGGCTCGACGGCGGGCGGATCGTCGGCGCGCGGCGGTGGGAAGCGCACCCAGGGGTCGCGCGTCGACCGAGCCGCAGCCAGGTCTAGTTCGCTCATTTTGCGCCATGGGTCTGCGAGCGCGGAGGCGGCACGGTCGCGGGCGCGCCGACCGTCGTCGAGCGCGAGCGGCGACGCGTCAGGTGAGGAGCGCTCGCTGCGCGCCTGGCGCGGCGCGAGGGCGGCGCGGGGCCGTGCGGGGGAGGGCGCGGGAGAGGCGCGCGGCCGCTCGGAGTGGGAGCGCGCGCGGGGGGTGTGGGCGCGGCTGGCGGGCGTGACGTCGCTGAGCGAGCGCAGGTGGATGCGGCGACGGGCGCCGTCGGGCGAGTCCGTGTCGGTGACGTTGATGCTGATGTTGTgtgcgggcgcggcgggcgcggcgggcgcgggggtGTCGGCGTCGGCGGCGAGATCGCGCTGCGGACTACCGTTGCCATTATTGGCATTATTTTGTTGGGGCCGGCCCGGCTGGGCCCGGCCCCCGCTAGCTAGAGGTCTCTGTCACAGAACTAGAAGTGCCGGAGCTCAGTGTCGAAGCTGGATTTTGGTCGTCAcctgaaatgtaatattatgaatttataattgtaCTCTAACATGATACTCGAACCGAATTTTCGTAATTTAAAGTCaacgtttaattatttaatgctcAAATTATTCATTTTCCTTAGTGCCTATCAatcatctatctatatatatatatatatatatactattatatagagctgaagagtttatttatttgaaagcggtaatctcaggaactactggttcgaatttaaaattattttagtgttggatagtacATTTATGACCACCAATAGGTGAGCACCATCATTaataatcatgtatgacggaaatattCCTCTTAgaaatgtctaaaaatatattttaaaacaaacccCCCGCCGCTTCTATCTTTGATTTGAGTgcgataaacacaaaaaatattcaacgtatttcgatgaaatatgCTATGGGAGACCCTGGAAATATATACTCAGCtagacttttatcccagaaaattcttaatttattcaagcgggcgaagccgcgagcaaagctaataaattaatattaagtgcAATCCTTAAATGGATATGAGGTTCCGATTATTTATGGTATGCCAACGGCGGCAACTTCACTCTCGTGAGTATGCCACCAACATAACCGGTGTGTTATGAAAGCGTGTCAGTTACAACAAACACGTCGTATGTGATGTGACGCCCTGCCATAGTGGTAATTTTCAGACGCATGGCGTGTGCTCCCTTAGATGCCAACCTATTAAATATTACTCAACGTAGCAAGACAATACGGCTTTTATCTACTACCGACGTCagacatattatacatattatacaaagttTATTGGTAAGATGGTTTATATTATCTCAATTTGCActttatatctgtttattatttttctttaagtacctacatttatATGTAAGAGCAAACATTACTTTATCCGCGGTCGAACAGGCAGATTGCTCCCCTTCTGTTCTGTGAACATGACTGTTACCACCACATTTCAACTGAcgtataatttcaaattttacaaATGAAGTACATAAtgcgtataattttataaaataggaaACATTTTAGATCACCTTGAATTGTCTGGCCCGTGGCCGGCAGTCTTTGTCAGTTGAGCAATTCTACAGATACAAAACGTTTCAGTCTGTCGAGATACTGATTGAAGAGTTCGACATCATTATGTCCAGCACCCTGCAAAACGCAAATTATGTTTAAACGTCAGGGAATGGTATAGGCATGATAGATAAAAGCAAAACATATTTAGCTAtgtatattcataaacattgGTTACCTCAACCCAAAGTGGTTCCACAGCACGCGGACAGCGCTCGTATATGGCGAGTCCGTGGGAGAAGTCTATCACCTCATCCTCAGTTCCGTGGATCACCAGAACTGGCGAGGTAACTTTAGGGATTTTATCGatactgaaattaataatatagccattttaatatttaattattccattTCATTAGCAAACAATTAAACACatgaataaaatagttaataacGATTCTGTTGCCTTTAGTTTTACAGTGTTACCGAATGAACCAAAGTAGGTTATCTCACTGTTCGAGGCACCTACACACGCATTAAGTGCCGTAGATAATGTGGTGCCGTAGGAAaactatttaaacataaattacggTGTAACCATAAGTTCTGTctaactagattaaaaaaaagataattatattattattctgtcCGAAATTGGCAGTGATTACTGTTCTGTTTGACTTATTGTTCCACGCTCTAATGGCGCGAAGACCATGAAGCTGTGGCTCTGTAGCCTAGTTAGTACACGTGGTTCTGTTACGCAAAGCTTAAAATGGAATAAAGTTACATGATTCTTAACGGTATTCATCATTATAGAGACGGAAGAATGCCGTGCGCGCGGTAATAACCCCGCGCACCTGAAGCGGTTGAAGGTCCTTGGTGACGTCTGCATTATTCATAATGCGGATAGACCGTCGCGAAGGTGCAATTCGTCCAAGCCATTAGATAAGTAGTCGGCAGTACTTTCCCGAAGATGGAAATAACACTCCATACCTGGTGGTGCCTGCactatatacaaattaattataaaacttaataaaactgaATAGCTCTCCACTCTGCCTCTTACCGCACGTCTAGTTAGAAGCATATTGCAATCAATCGTATGCAATGTCTTGTCATCCGAATTAATTGTTTAACTTGCATTGAACTGATATCCCAGTACAACGCCTGTCAGGGTGTGTGCGGATCAGGCGAATGCGTTGCTAATCTAAGTACGCAAGTATACCCTTACTGCAACTATTCGTGCATTGTCTTTATCCAATACTAATTTAAGACGTGTATACAACAATGCGCGTGTATGCGCCAAGAGTACTTTTTTCGATAGAATATATGTTTGAATTAAATTTCTCAAAAATGcataacataatacatataatatatacattctTGTGTACACGTGATTTTaggttttgaatttgttgagTTATTTATGTGATTgatagtacctacataatatacattgtaaaggtgattaatttaaaaaccatatttataaaaaaatccatatattgcctaattgataaaattactttttattgttgaCAGACATTTTGATAATAAGCGAATAGGGAAAGCGTAGTAGAGTTATGTATAAGCGTAACATCCAGTTACTGATGTAACTGTGGACTGTGCAGTAATCGTTGTACGAGTCTTAGCTCAATACGAGTCCTTATAATGTGTGGGGCATCGAACAAcagaaataactataaaaatcgATATCTCCAACAAATACTGCTAACAATAGAAAATAGAAAGAGTGTTAAGACATTTGTTTGCTAATCACGCATAAACTgctattaagtatattttatttcaggtgAATTAGACCACCGATAGACCAAGCCTTAGAATTACTTAAGGTACTGGAAAATATGTGTTGTGTGACATGTACTGCCTGTAACAAACATAAGCGTAGAACTAAACCTGTCAACACGCGCGCAAACTATACTTATAACAGGACACCAGTCAGACCATTGAACACTGAGAAAAACATATTTCCTTCTGAACACCCGTGAACTAAGGGGTCAGGTAGTTATTTATCCtgagaattatataatatgcattaaaaCCAGATATATAGCagcaaataaatatgaatatttgtgTTCATTAATTAAAcgctacatattatattatttttgtttgtatgtaatGTTCATCACCACCTTATCACCTACGTCATAACTACGAGTCCGCACTGCGCGGCAGGAAAATATTACATCAAACATGGATATTCCATTGATTTTACATGCTAGTAGGTACagcgtaataaaatatgtttcaaataagtatattataacataattaatatagttttgaatcaatcaatcagcatttaatatttaaaatttcattattcagTAACTTGATAATTCACGACTTAAACAATTTGCACAGATATCATTAATGAACATAAGACAAACATCGATGCtgataattcttataaaaacaaagttaattAATGAGTCATTGCAAGGTTAACCTAAACAATGTTATGTAAACATAGGCACTTTATTATATGCtttctataatttaatgatatacTACTTATAAGTAACCGAGTCGTATTTATTGAAGACAACCTTCataatgtttatgtaaaatcttacgAATATGAATGTGAAATGTAAAGATTTCGAATGTTAGGTATagggttaaggcgatacctcaaggtccattttcatacattttgtttcggctttaatctgggtaactaaacaagtattggcaagtaagaatttaaattcacgtctagttagtgattagttttcgcagttgaagaaaaatgtaaaaataattaataatcatggatatttctgcctttaaaatttcgtcatattaaattttaaaggccgaaatccatgattattattattttacgttttctttcaactgcgaaactaatcactaactagacgtgaataaATTTTACTACTGTTTGTTAGATTAAGCAAACAAGTATGAAAATAccatataaatacttaatgttTCTTGGAACTTTAAACATAGAAATTGTTGATTaggttttgtttaaatttgatatgGGCATAATGATGGATTTGTTTTGTCATGGACGAATACAGTGACTTTttgcttttcacgcgggcgaaaccgccaACAATTATACCCAGTTGAAGAATAACACAAACATTGATT
This genomic interval from Manduca sexta isolate Smith_Timp_Sample1 unplaced genomic scaffold, JHU_Msex_v1.0 HiC_scaffold_3656, whole genome shotgun sequence contains the following:
- the LOC119193144 gene encoding dapper homolog 3-like, coding for ASGGRAQPGRPQQNNANNGNGSPQRDLAADADTPAPAAPAAPAHNISINVTDTDSPDGARRRIHLRSLSDVTPASRAHTPRARSHSERPRASPAPSPARPRAALAPRQARSERSSPDASPLALDDGRRARDRAASALADPWRKMSELDLAAARSTRDPWVRFPPPRADDPPAVEPERRRDPRRPRLERRSPVSCDTCGSESCECWRCTCEPRSARVSPARLAARGAVRALSDEEERPRRLYKSSSQRLVCSATEPDRARPADPLLETTC